A region of Deltaproteobacteria bacterium DNA encodes the following proteins:
- a CDS encoding phosphatidylserine/phosphatidylglycerophosphate/cardiolipin synthase family protein, which translates to MRNSSVPRTSSLTAGNWVREQLERIEPEEEPVKDQFLAATRLAATLKPDAPDPVLDPEEFALFKTVFEKRPRLFYWSDIKEEVRRAHRSLTMIQEILEELPPGFEEAEKRELLSLLSRASTSERDPYNQWQPPALDWFLATLRQYRRIDSPQKRFLDYLAPLQKKKEIRSSDFVLIYNQVKNEAFPFRKTPPIKSGIDFLPLTLTPFHQVAVDGQTIPLRLKVSPFHPSGVVLRPIKMDGLEVEFYRKDSTNGQKILLGTGITDADGIATLHYRVESPDPLNLLYNIKNDPRDFRQSKGHLQILSTKKPVIAVDLDGLRDDHLFWSGVTESLQKLTAAGYQPVAIVHRGASTEHYAKMVTALEPLKIPALYNDFSDGTFDPNGNGFDETQLEKLKRLKFESGIPVVGVLTREIHQPASYQEAQIEIIPFEDDLASHTKALAQNHRGFLARVESPDFDPETFYWDGMTESRWREGNKIQLFPGNEHAANALKRVLREARSFISFQGVTLIDDPFGKEVRDLLIQKARGNNESPPIPVKLILDGALGNFIFPTASGFGRTDGDDIDRLEENGVEVAEHELYEYFDWDETFFGVMTRLHAKFLIADSPEGVVAMGGGRHPSTSYFGTRADKAEFNWFEKLTFSIDLGPYQDLSYTVRGPIVEDIHREFIESFEYYKEKRLGDDEKRRLLDPQLYQPHPIGAGSTPARLILHRPYQNQNCQNVLTRFLESPTSREVTFVNSFEPTEALKEAMKKAAREGKQVRWIVGKLGRFYDDRRDKVFQEMLDAGVEIYRIPYKLHTKLYGTPQYYAFGNHNVDTFSLRDLEDLLMVPANSNGGEQASRYIQELLAAATPLHKR; encoded by the coding sequence GTGAGAAATTCTTCTGTTCCAAGAACCTCTTCTTTAACGGCCGGGAACTGGGTTCGCGAGCAACTGGAGAGAATAGAACCGGAAGAAGAACCGGTTAAAGATCAATTTTTAGCAGCGACCCGACTGGCGGCCACATTAAAACCGGATGCCCCTGATCCGGTTTTGGATCCGGAAGAGTTTGCACTGTTCAAAACAGTTTTTGAAAAAAGACCGCGGCTTTTTTATTGGTCTGATATCAAAGAAGAGGTCCGAAGGGCCCATCGCTCCCTCACCATGATTCAGGAAATACTGGAAGAACTACCACCCGGCTTCGAGGAAGCGGAAAAAAGAGAACTCCTCTCTCTCCTTTCACGTGCCTCAACATCGGAAAGAGATCCTTACAACCAATGGCAACCCCCTGCCCTCGATTGGTTTTTGGCCACCTTGAGGCAATACCGCCGGATCGACTCTCCCCAAAAAAGATTTCTCGACTATCTCGCCCCGTTACAAAAGAAAAAAGAGATCCGGTCGTCCGATTTTGTCCTGATCTACAATCAGGTAAAAAATGAGGCGTTCCCTTTTCGAAAAACGCCTCCCATCAAGAGCGGAATCGATTTCCTCCCGTTGACATTAACCCCATTTCATCAGGTAGCGGTCGATGGACAAACAATCCCCCTCCGACTGAAAGTAAGTCCGTTCCACCCGTCAGGAGTGGTGCTCCGACCGATCAAAATGGATGGTCTCGAAGTGGAGTTTTACCGAAAAGATTCAACAAATGGCCAAAAGATCTTACTCGGAACCGGTATCACAGATGCAGACGGTATCGCCACCCTCCATTACAGGGTGGAGTCACCCGATCCCCTCAATCTCCTCTACAACATCAAAAATGATCCGCGGGACTTTCGACAATCAAAAGGTCACCTGCAAATTCTCTCCACAAAAAAACCGGTCATCGCCGTTGATCTGGATGGACTTAGAGACGATCATCTCTTTTGGAGCGGGGTAACCGAGTCATTGCAGAAATTGACAGCCGCAGGTTACCAACCGGTTGCGATCGTTCATCGAGGTGCTAGCACGGAGCACTATGCCAAAATGGTAACCGCGCTGGAGCCATTAAAAATTCCTGCCCTCTATAATGATTTTTCAGACGGGACCTTTGATCCCAACGGAAACGGATTTGATGAGACGCAATTGGAAAAGCTCAAACGGCTCAAGTTTGAATCAGGAATCCCTGTTGTTGGAGTCCTCACACGGGAGATTCATCAACCCGCCTCTTACCAGGAGGCCCAAATCGAGATTATCCCGTTTGAGGACGATCTGGCCTCTCATACAAAAGCGTTGGCCCAAAACCACCGGGGTTTTCTTGCAAGGGTCGAATCGCCTGATTTTGATCCGGAAACCTTCTACTGGGATGGAATGACCGAGTCACGATGGCGAGAAGGGAACAAGATTCAACTTTTTCCCGGAAATGAGCATGCCGCAAACGCACTAAAGAGAGTCCTCCGAGAGGCCCGATCTTTTATCTCATTTCAGGGGGTCACATTGATTGATGATCCGTTTGGAAAAGAGGTCCGGGACCTCCTGATACAAAAAGCCAGAGGAAATAATGAGTCGCCGCCAATCCCTGTAAAGCTCATCCTGGATGGCGCGTTGGGAAATTTCATCTTTCCGACAGCAAGCGGGTTTGGCCGGACCGATGGAGACGATATTGACCGACTCGAAGAGAACGGTGTTGAGGTCGCCGAACATGAACTGTACGAATACTTTGATTGGGATGAGACATTCTTTGGAGTCATGACAAGGCTCCACGCCAAGTTTCTGATTGCCGACTCTCCTGAAGGAGTCGTAGCCATGGGGGGAGGAAGACACCCCTCCACATCCTATTTTGGCACAAGAGCGGATAAGGCCGAATTCAACTGGTTTGAAAAACTGACCTTCAGTATCGATCTTGGTCCTTATCAGGACTTAAGTTATACGGTCCGCGGCCCAATTGTTGAAGATATCCATCGCGAGTTTATTGAAAGCTTTGAGTATTATAAGGAGAAGCGCCTCGGAGATGACGAAAAGAGAAGACTTCTGGATCCCCAACTCTATCAACCACATCCAATCGGAGCAGGAAGCACACCGGCCCGCCTCATCTTGCACCGGCCCTATCAAAATCAGAACTGCCAGAACGTCCTGACCCGTTTTCTGGAGTCACCAACCTCCCGGGAAGTCACCTTTGTCAATTCGTTTGAACCGACGGAGGCTCTCAAGGAGGCGATGAAGAAGGCAGCGCGGGAAGGAAAACAGGTACGATGGATTGTCGGGAAACTGGGTCGCTTCTATGATGACCGGAGGGACAAGGTCTTTCAGGAGATGCTTGACGCCGGCGTTGAGATTTACCGGATCCCTTACAAGCTCCACACCAAGTTGTACGGCACCCCTCAGTACTACGCCTTTGGGAACCATAATGTGGACACTTTTTCCTTAAGGGATTTGGAGGATCTTCTCATGGTTCCGGCAAACTCCAACGGCGGAGAGCAGGCCTCCCGATACATTCAAGAACTGCTCGCTGCGGCAACCCCTCTCCATAAAAGATAG
- a CDS encoding c-type cytochrome → MKPILALVGAAAGAAGLLGCSSSSQSTNRGQEAPPITTNGDIPYSKEFPSYQQCVDYVNKNSQKVGTGDPFIGSCIFEHGVPNPLRVAGAAYDFTKYTNLMMYITLTDKEKQQVLAAGAGIKEDKEAGEVMYKQLVQVLWNYTGLARKPDGLGRTNWEGQGVVWADKVRTPVSCGWCHTGKVPTKTGFEYRPGVPNKEIQVAKFPLRMKKVLDALEWNWWKARWKNHDDLLPKPLALVAREALREGDPGFNIGRRFELWLGGMLYDEDSLGYTIARVPVWIHGGIFVSLRDPVDFEPSKLRQMAFSLKLLFGASLPELSMGNGNVPIGPGYWRDNHLQQTLFRLGFLDNTYTGISKAGLPVENGTPAQMTARWKDLYAFIQSLRPSPFPFPIDETLARAGFEVFQENCKSCHNIDVGPSGIVSQFRETRTHPSTVIGSEPFDRNYFDNALHPDYLDRLNRSQFITQKERHPVYTRPKGLVAQSLAGVWESYPYGYSDCWPDLLSSISGSERPLVWKMSPDAYNPERGGMVYSDLSNTQEKPGSLGTSVVDRRVEGFKCTGHDFDQLLTPEEIRSVVAFLKTVRSE, encoded by the coding sequence ATGAAACCAATTCTTGCTTTAGTGGGAGCCGCGGCGGGCGCAGCAGGTTTGCTTGGCTGCTCCTCCAGTTCACAATCGACTAATCGAGGCCAGGAAGCCCCCCCGATAACCACCAATGGTGATATTCCCTACTCCAAGGAGTTTCCATCCTATCAACAATGTGTCGATTACGTAAACAAAAACTCACAGAAGGTTGGAACGGGCGATCCTTTCATCGGTTCCTGCATTTTTGAGCACGGAGTTCCCAATCCACTCCGTGTCGCAGGCGCCGCCTACGACTTTACCAAATATACAAATCTGATGATGTACATCACGCTGACCGACAAAGAAAAACAGCAAGTCCTGGCGGCCGGTGCAGGCATCAAAGAGGATAAAGAGGCCGGGGAGGTGATGTATAAACAGTTGGTCCAAGTCCTCTGGAATTACACCGGACTGGCAAGAAAGCCGGACGGACTCGGTCGAACCAACTGGGAAGGTCAGGGAGTTGTTTGGGCCGACAAAGTGAGAACCCCGGTCTCCTGCGGGTGGTGTCATACCGGAAAGGTTCCGACCAAGACAGGATTTGAATATCGTCCGGGCGTCCCCAATAAAGAGATTCAAGTTGCTAAATTCCCGCTCCGAATGAAAAAGGTGCTCGATGCGCTTGAATGGAATTGGTGGAAGGCACGTTGGAAGAACCATGACGACCTGCTTCCCAAACCGCTGGCCCTTGTTGCTCGAGAGGCGCTTCGCGAAGGAGATCCCGGATTCAATATAGGGCGTCGCTTTGAGCTTTGGCTGGGAGGCATGCTTTATGATGAAGACTCCCTTGGCTATACAATCGCGCGGGTGCCTGTCTGGATTCACGGAGGCATTTTTGTCAGCCTGCGGGATCCGGTCGATTTTGAACCAAGCAAGCTTCGACAAATGGCATTTTCCCTCAAACTCTTATTTGGTGCCAGCTTACCGGAACTTAGCATGGGGAACGGAAATGTTCCAATCGGACCCGGCTACTGGAGAGACAATCACCTTCAGCAAACACTCTTCCGACTCGGGTTTCTGGACAACACATATACCGGAATCTCAAAGGCGGGGCTTCCGGTTGAAAACGGAACACCGGCCCAAATGACAGCTCGTTGGAAAGATCTCTATGCGTTTATTCAAAGCTTGAGACCTTCTCCTTTTCCATTCCCTATTGACGAAACTTTGGCACGTGCCGGTTTTGAAGTCTTTCAGGAGAATTGCAAGAGTTGCCACAATATTGATGTGGGTCCCTCCGGCATTGTCTCTCAATTCAGAGAAACCCGTACGCACCCCAGTACCGTTATCGGCAGTGAACCATTCGATCGCAATTATTTTGATAATGCGTTACACCCAGACTATCTGGATAGGCTCAACCGCTCTCAATTCATTACGCAAAAGGAAAGGCATCCCGTTTACACAAGGCCGAAAGGGTTGGTGGCACAGAGCCTAGCCGGTGTCTGGGAGAGTTACCCCTACGGCTATTCCGACTGCTGGCCTGACCTCCTTTCCTCTATCTCAGGGAGTGAGCGTCCGCTTGTCTGGAAGATGTCTCCGGATGCCTATAATCCGGAGCGTGGCGGCATGGTTTATTCCGATTTAAGTAACACACAAGAGAAACCGGGCTCACTCGGCACGTCTGTTGTCGACCGGCGAGTCGAAGGGTTCAAATGCACGGGACACGATTTTGACCAGCTTCTCACACCCGAAGAGATAAGGAGTGTGGTTGCATTCTTGAAGACAGTTCGTAGCGAATAA
- a CDS encoding LysM peptidoglycan-binding domain-containing protein — MTYRRSLENMLTESPVFEGVLSPWPALSHAEGREKGKVLMTTSWGEGCFKLAVILWLVFSFGCATAPKQVARHLPSVDEIDREERVHSKLPPLKLVMNDQVQEQIEYFQGPGREKFELYLQRSGRYLPMIQKIFRQYGLPEDLAYQALVESGFNPNAYSRAKATGKWQFMYRTGLRYGLQVSSWIDERRDPERSTDAAARHLRDLHESLGDWYLALASYNAGEGKIRRAIRKYHTVDFWEMTQHGRTYLRRETRNYVPKIIAAALISRDPSAYGFGRIAYQKPIPYQFVSLSAPIDLRIAAQCANSTYQELKELNPEIRNWVTPPNESQYRLKIPMSGIEAFETRCGLLTPDEKIAREVYEVKQGGSLKLLANRYGVPIQLLAAVNQTTTSTILSPGQRVLIPYDAPEGERLRLHGPSGRELRYADSGGTLRYRVRRGDGILKIGRRLGVSPSRLRAMNPHVNWDNLQQGKTLRLVTKASAPTSAHLEESTGGASSGAFILYEVQTGDTLWEIAKRFNVSVRQLKKWNALVRHRTIKVGSKLKIRSFGSLPEEA; from the coding sequence ATGACATACCGACGTTCCTTAGAAAACATGCTGACTGAATCTCCTGTATTTGAAGGAGTCCTCTCCCCTTGGCCTGCCCTGAGCCATGCCGAAGGGCGGGAGAAGGGCAAGGTTTTAATGACAACCTCTTGGGGTGAGGGCTGTTTCAAACTGGCTGTCATTTTATGGCTGGTTTTTTCTTTCGGCTGCGCTACGGCTCCAAAACAGGTTGCACGCCATCTCCCTTCCGTTGATGAGATTGATCGTGAGGAGAGGGTTCATTCCAAACTTCCCCCGCTCAAGCTTGTCATGAACGATCAGGTTCAGGAACAGATTGAATATTTTCAAGGGCCGGGGCGCGAGAAATTTGAGCTCTATCTTCAGAGATCCGGCAGGTATCTCCCGATGATTCAGAAGATCTTCCGACAGTATGGACTGCCCGAAGATCTGGCTTATCAGGCCCTTGTTGAAAGCGGGTTTAATCCGAATGCCTATTCCCGTGCCAAGGCGACTGGCAAATGGCAGTTCATGTACCGGACCGGCTTACGCTACGGCCTTCAGGTAAGCTCCTGGATTGATGAACGGAGAGATCCCGAGCGTTCCACTGATGCTGCTGCACGTCATCTCAGGGATCTCCATGAAAGTTTGGGAGACTGGTATTTGGCATTGGCTTCTTACAATGCCGGTGAGGGGAAGATCCGTCGTGCGATTCGAAAATACCACACGGTCGATTTTTGGGAGATGACGCAGCATGGACGTACCTACCTAAGACGCGAAACCAGAAACTACGTTCCCAAGATCATTGCCGCGGCACTCATCAGCAGGGATCCATCGGCTTATGGATTTGGGCGGATTGCTTACCAGAAGCCGATTCCATATCAGTTTGTCTCTCTCAGTGCGCCGATCGATCTTCGGATTGCTGCCCAATGTGCCAACAGTACCTATCAAGAACTCAAGGAATTGAATCCCGAGATAAGGAACTGGGTGACCCCACCGAATGAGAGTCAGTATCGCCTGAAAATACCGATGTCCGGTATTGAGGCGTTTGAAACCCGTTGTGGGCTTCTGACTCCCGATGAGAAGATCGCCCGTGAGGTTTATGAGGTGAAGCAGGGGGGATCGCTCAAGTTATTGGCCAATCGGTATGGAGTTCCGATCCAGTTGTTAGCGGCGGTCAATCAGACCACGACATCAACCATCTTGTCACCCGGGCAAAGAGTTTTGATCCCCTATGACGCACCGGAAGGGGAGAGGTTGCGACTCCATGGCCCCTCAGGACGTGAGTTGAGATATGCGGATAGCGGTGGGACCTTGAGATATCGTGTCCGGCGTGGCGATGGAATCCTCAAGATTGGTCGGCGACTTGGTGTCAGTCCTTCCAGACTGCGAGCGATGAACCCGCATGTCAACTGGGACAATCTGCAACAGGGGAAGACGCTTCGTCTTGTCACAAAGGCCTCAGCACCAACCTCGGCCCACCTTGAGGAGTCAACTGGTGGAGCCTCCAGTGGGGCGTTTATTCTCTACGAAGTACAGACCGGTGATACTCTATGGGAGATTGCAAAGAGATTTAATGTCTCGGTCAGGCAGCTCAAGAAATGGAATGCGTTGGTACGTCATAGGACAATCAAGGTTGGCAGTAAGCTAAAGATTCGGTCGTTCGGATCGTTACCTGAAGAAGCTTGA
- the ftsZ gene encoding cell division protein FtsZ: MSELIEKKSPGGASIKVLGIGGGGGNAINTMIEGKLDRVEFVAANTDVQALRASLAKTKIQLGRDLTKGLGAGANPEVGRRAAIESEEEITEMLQGCDLVFLTAGMGGGTGTGAIPVIARIAKDLGALTIAVVTKPFSFEGKRRLRYAEQGLDELREIVDTLITIPNERLLVVAGKEMPMLEAFHKADEVLLHAVQGISDLILVKGLINLDFADVRTVMAEKGIALMGSGVASGEHRAIDAATRAISSPLLENLSMTGATGILLNVTGGKTLTLHEVNEAAKLIQEEAHPEANIIFGAVIEESMKESIRVTVIATGFEKNGPVVGSSFTAYQKRNDWMPRPAMAESLVSPSTKAASEEGSQLHRNRAKVPIKTDLKKMLQDLGPEVFVPDPDGDEYDIPTFLRKHAD, encoded by the coding sequence ATGTCTGAACTGATAGAAAAAAAATCGCCGGGAGGAGCCTCAATCAAAGTTTTGGGTATTGGAGGGGGTGGGGGCAACGCCATCAACACAATGATTGAGGGGAAATTGGATCGTGTTGAGTTTGTTGCGGCGAACACCGATGTTCAGGCGCTTCGAGCGAGCCTTGCAAAGACAAAAATTCAACTTGGCCGGGATTTGACGAAAGGTTTGGGGGCGGGGGCCAATCCGGAGGTTGGTCGTCGTGCCGCGATTGAGAGTGAAGAGGAGATCACCGAGATGCTTCAGGGGTGCGACCTCGTCTTTTTGACCGCTGGCATGGGGGGTGGGACGGGGACAGGGGCGATCCCCGTTATTGCCAGGATCGCCAAGGATCTGGGGGCACTGACGATTGCCGTTGTCACCAAGCCGTTTTCTTTTGAAGGGAAAAGGAGACTCCGCTATGCCGAGCAGGGGCTCGATGAATTGCGTGAAATTGTCGATACGTTGATCACTATTCCGAATGAGCGTCTCCTCGTGGTGGCCGGGAAAGAGATGCCGATGCTTGAGGCGTTCCACAAGGCGGATGAGGTCCTCCTGCATGCCGTTCAGGGGATCTCCGATTTGATCCTCGTCAAAGGATTGATCAACCTCGACTTTGCGGATGTTCGTACCGTCATGGCTGAAAAAGGGATCGCCCTGATGGGAAGCGGTGTCGCCTCGGGTGAACATCGTGCCATCGATGCAGCAACCCGGGCGATCTCATCGCCGTTGCTTGAAAATCTGTCGATGACCGGGGCAACTGGAATTCTCCTTAATGTGACCGGTGGAAAAACCCTGACGTTGCATGAGGTGAATGAAGCGGCCAAGCTGATTCAGGAGGAGGCTCACCCGGAGGCCAACATCATTTTCGGGGCTGTCATTGAGGAGTCGATGAAAGAATCGATTCGGGTGACCGTGATTGCCACCGGATTTGAAAAGAACGGGCCTGTCGTTGGATCGTCCTTTACGGCCTATCAAAAGAGAAACGATTGGATGCCGCGTCCCGCTATGGCAGAGTCCTTGGTTTCCCCATCAACAAAAGCAGCCTCAGAAGAGGGTTCACAGCTTCATAGAAACCGTGCTAAAGTCCCGATCAAGACCGATCTCAAAAAAATGCTTCAGGATTTGGGTCCGGAGGTGTTTGTACCAGACCCGGATGGAGATGAATATGACATACCGACGTTCCTTAGAAAACATGCTGACTGA
- a CDS encoding NADP-dependent oxidoreductase, whose protein sequence is MELAEVPLPKFGSGEVLVKIIAAGLNPVDWKIRLGLLKGRMPHQFPIIPGWEASGIVEAVGSEVIGFRKGDEVFAYTRKEKIQDGTYAEFIALEPRHLALKPKNLRFEEAAAIPLAGLTAYQSLFESLKIKKGETILIHAGAGGVGGYAIQLAKNSRVKVITTASSRNHQYVQQLGADKAIDYTKKDFVQAVLQDFPQGIDAVFDTVGGEFQKKSAGVLKKGGRLTSILEIDQDYFSQRGITPGYVFVRPEPDHLNQLRELAEAGKLTVHLHKLFSLDQVREAHREIETGHVRGKIILSLV, encoded by the coding sequence TTGGAATTGGCGGAGGTACCGCTACCCAAGTTTGGATCGGGTGAGGTCCTGGTCAAGATTATCGCTGCCGGTCTGAATCCGGTCGATTGGAAGATCCGCCTGGGACTTCTGAAAGGGCGGATGCCTCATCAGTTTCCGATCATACCCGGTTGGGAGGCCTCAGGGATTGTAGAGGCGGTTGGCTCAGAGGTCATTGGGTTTAGGAAGGGAGATGAGGTTTTCGCCTACACGCGCAAGGAGAAGATTCAGGATGGAACATACGCCGAGTTTATTGCGCTGGAGCCGAGGCATCTTGCCCTAAAACCAAAAAACTTGAGATTTGAAGAGGCGGCTGCGATCCCGCTTGCCGGTCTGACTGCCTATCAATCCCTCTTCGAAAGTCTCAAGATAAAGAAGGGAGAGACGATCCTGATACATGCCGGTGCCGGAGGGGTCGGAGGGTATGCAATTCAACTCGCCAAAAATAGTAGGGTCAAAGTTATTACCACGGCGAGTTCAAGAAACCACCAGTACGTCCAACAACTTGGGGCCGATAAGGCAATTGATTATACAAAGAAAGACTTTGTTCAGGCGGTGCTTCAGGATTTTCCTCAGGGGATCGATGCGGTTTTTGATACCGTTGGTGGTGAGTTTCAGAAAAAGAGTGCAGGTGTTTTAAAGAAGGGTGGGCGTCTTACCTCCATTTTGGAAATTGATCAGGATTACTTTTCGCAAAGGGGCATTACCCCCGGCTATGTCTTTGTGAGGCCGGAGCCGGATCATTTAAATCAATTAAGAGAGCTCGCGGAGGCAGGAAAGCTCACGGTTCATCTTCACAAGCTCTTTTCTCTGGATCAGGTTCGAGAGGCCCACCGGGAGATCGAGACGGGACATGTCAGAGGGAAGATTATCCTCTCCCTTGTTTGA
- a CDS encoding SBBP repeat-containing protein, whose product MKRVIGIFVLSLLLFSHLSFGANTEKMRGVQPGPKIPRGSTDLSRQVKETRKKESPRKRTFKELFRDARDWFVAEVDDLLTPVATATCGNGVIEPPTENCDGEADCPSHCVRPRPPMNCAPHPNRLLCPTSGSPWSLISGSEDQNEVGMSLELDASGNLYTVSREGYGAATHGIVTRQMDSCGTLIWEKRIIYIPPTPIYTEIEPVTTSLDSIGVDGSGNSFVIGIKEDLPGGGSGWSINGDGTWVFVRGYNFTGDLIWEENIDQVGNSAAIEVDCAGNVYVAGWSVPPVGSDPKEVPRVWVRKYKLDGTGTRVLAWESTDYDSKLAHDYVSSMTVDGAGNLYVLGWTHLQDPSALPGSGLQYPNALLLKYSPDGALLQRAVRPSIIGKLRGHSIGPDGNLYATTASEGAIVEKISSTDLSHLEWITLDDISPPYYPEEPIQVPQRFADNVAFSSEGNMYVTGWKYLEGTSSTSNKNYPWVSKLNPPGTELLWENLVPGVWDGRGDALNYNFGVTFFDLAVDSFGNSYSIGGIINHDPSDLRYRAADILIQKATPSGSTDGWGGTFSGP is encoded by the coding sequence ATGAAAAGAGTTATTGGAATCTTCGTCTTGAGCCTCCTGCTTTTTAGCCATCTTTCTTTTGGGGCCAATACGGAAAAGATGAGAGGAGTACAACCGGGGCCAAAAATACCACGAGGCTCAACAGACCTTTCAAGGCAGGTCAAGGAGACCCGTAAAAAGGAGTCCCCCCGAAAAAGAACCTTTAAGGAACTTTTCCGAGATGCCCGTGACTGGTTTGTGGCGGAGGTCGATGATCTCTTGACCCCTGTGGCAACAGCAACCTGCGGGAATGGAGTCATAGAGCCTCCCACAGAAAATTGCGACGGCGAGGCCGATTGTCCCTCTCATTGTGTTCGACCAAGACCTCCCATGAACTGTGCCCCTCATCCAAATCGTCTCTTGTGTCCGACATCAGGCTCTCCATGGTCATTGATATCTGGATCGGAAGATCAAAATGAAGTCGGCATGAGTCTGGAGCTCGATGCCTCCGGAAATCTCTATACCGTAAGCCGTGAAGGGTATGGAGCCGCTACCCATGGTATTGTCACGAGACAAATGGACAGCTGTGGTACCCTTATTTGGGAAAAAAGGATCATCTATATTCCACCCACCCCTATTTACACTGAGATCGAGCCAGTGACGACATCTTTGGACAGCATCGGTGTCGATGGATCGGGCAATAGTTTTGTCATCGGTATAAAGGAAGACCTCCCGGGGGGAGGGAGTGGTTGGAGTATCAACGGGGATGGCACGTGGGTTTTCGTGAGGGGATATAATTTTACGGGCGATCTCATATGGGAAGAGAATATTGACCAGGTTGGAAATTCGGCGGCCATAGAAGTTGATTGCGCGGGGAATGTCTACGTCGCCGGGTGGTCTGTCCCTCCTGTTGGTTCAGATCCAAAAGAGGTCCCAAGGGTCTGGGTCCGAAAGTATAAATTAGATGGCACGGGGACACGGGTCTTGGCCTGGGAATCGACTGACTACGACAGCAAGTTGGCCCATGACTATGTTTCATCGATGACCGTCGATGGAGCGGGGAATCTCTACGTGCTTGGATGGACCCATCTTCAGGATCCTTCGGCGCTCCCGGGGAGTGGATTGCAATATCCCAACGCCCTCCTCCTGAAGTATTCGCCGGACGGGGCTCTTTTGCAACGAGCGGTCCGACCTTCGATCATCGGCAAACTCCGCGGACACTCGATAGGGCCTGATGGAAACCTCTATGCCACTACAGCCTCTGAGGGAGCGATCGTGGAGAAAATCTCATCAACAGACCTCTCTCATCTCGAGTGGATAACATTAGACGATATTTCACCCCCTTATTACCCTGAAGAGCCTATTCAGGTCCCGCAAAGATTCGCAGATAATGTGGCCTTTAGCAGTGAGGGAAACATGTACGTTACAGGCTGGAAGTATCTGGAAGGGACCTCATCAACCAGTAATAAAAATTATCCCTGGGTAAGCAAATTGAATCCTCCGGGGACCGAACTGCTCTGGGAAAACCTCGTCCCAGGCGTTTGGGATGGGCGTGGAGACGCCCTCAATTACAATTTTGGGGTCACCTTCTTCGATCTGGCCGTTGATTCTTTTGGAAACAGCTATTCCATCGGGGGCATCATCAATCACGACCCCTCAGACCTGAGGTATCGTGCTGCCGATATTTTGATTCAGAAGGCAACGCCCTCTGGTAGTACAGATGGCTGGGGAGGGACATTTTCGGGCCCTTGA